One segment of Pelorhabdus rhamnosifermentans DNA contains the following:
- a CDS encoding DUF255 domain-containing protein — MNRNAKREDKPVFLSIGYSTCHWCHVMEKSSISV, encoded by the coding sequence ATTAATCGGAACGCCAAACGCGAAGACAAGCCTGTGTTTTTGAGTATCGGCTATAGTACGTGCCATTGGTGTCATGTGATGGAAAAATCCTCTATCTCGGTTTAG